One part of the candidate division KSB1 bacterium genome encodes these proteins:
- a CDS encoding S41 family peptidase, with protein sequence MNLDWRLKKKGVVALSALLLAIGAWYFQGKAAGSGAALPDQVRRFAEVLNAVRRHYVEEVEPARLVDAAIRGMLRELDPHTSYLPASLAADSEERQNGYYEGTGIEFTVLNQIPVVVAAQAGSPADRAGIRPGDRILRIDGESLLGLDASEVQARLRGTRGSTVSLVLRRAGVAEPIRVQLQRERIPLVSVVCAFMADKRTGYVRLGRFWRAAARELDRALGELRQQGMTQLVLDLRSNPGGYLEQACEVADLFIAGGRTIVYTRGRLRAPRDQLCSSDPTPYADVPLVVLVDGGTASAAEVVAGALQDWDRALLVGERTFGKASVQDEVRLSDGAILQITVARYYTPSGRLIQRSPKDYGLDTSNSEGHHEQTQLTRPVFRTMGGRPVYGGGGIVPDVELAARPISAFTLRAMNQNLFFEYGAEYAARHQALARSFQAFKERFVVDEQMLAEFRRLAARRNILVDESAAKADRELWRQTIKSEIARHLWGNARFYEILVAQDEQVRAALERFDQARHLLLVSGGGARARD encoded by the coding sequence GTGAACCTGGACTGGCGGCTGAAGAAGAAAGGTGTTGTTGCTCTTTCCGCTCTGCTCCTGGCGATCGGAGCCTGGTATTTTCAAGGCAAAGCCGCAGGTTCCGGAGCCGCGCTTCCTGACCAGGTGCGGCGCTTCGCTGAGGTGCTCAACGCGGTGCGCCGTCATTACGTGGAGGAGGTGGAGCCGGCGCGGCTGGTTGACGCCGCCATCCGTGGGATGCTCCGGGAGCTGGATCCGCACACGAGCTACTTGCCGGCCTCGTTGGCGGCAGACAGCGAGGAGCGCCAAAATGGCTACTATGAGGGCACTGGCATCGAATTCACCGTGCTCAACCAGATACCGGTGGTTGTGGCCGCTCAGGCGGGAAGCCCTGCGGACCGTGCCGGCATTCGCCCAGGGGATCGCATCCTGCGTATTGATGGCGAGTCTTTGCTTGGTCTGGACGCCAGTGAGGTACAAGCCCGGCTCAGAGGCACGCGGGGCAGCACCGTCTCGCTGGTTCTGAGGAGGGCTGGGGTTGCAGAGCCCATTCGCGTGCAGCTGCAACGGGAGCGCATCCCCTTAGTCAGCGTGGTCTGCGCGTTCATGGCAGACAAGCGCACGGGGTACGTGAGGTTGGGGAGGTTTTGGCGCGCGGCTGCGCGCGAGCTGGACCGCGCCCTGGGCGAGCTGCGGCAACAGGGGATGACCCAGCTGGTGCTGGACCTGCGCTCCAATCCAGGAGGCTACCTTGAGCAGGCATGCGAGGTCGCCGACCTTTTTATTGCCGGAGGCAGGACCATCGTCTACACCCGTGGGCGGCTGCGTGCTCCTCGCGATCAGCTTTGCTCCTCCGACCCCACCCCTTATGCTGACGTGCCCCTGGTCGTGCTGGTGGACGGCGGTACCGCCAGCGCTGCCGAAGTGGTCGCGGGCGCGCTGCAGGATTGGGATAGAGCCCTGCTCGTGGGTGAGCGCACGTTTGGCAAGGCATCGGTCCAGGACGAGGTGCGCCTCAGCGACGGGGCGATATTGCAGATCACCGTGGCTCGGTACTACACCCCCAGCGGGAGGTTGATCCAGCGTTCTCCTAAGGATTACGGCCTGGACACAAGCAACTCCGAGGGGCACCACGAGCAGACTCAACTGACGCGCCCCGTGTTCCGTACCATGGGCGGACGCCCAGTGTACGGGGGTGGAGGCATCGTGCCGGACGTGGAGCTTGCCGCCCGCCCCATCTCTGCGTTCACCCTTCGTGCCATGAACCAGAACCTCTTCTTTGAATATGGGGCCGAATATGCGGCGCGCCACCAGGCGCTGGCGCGGAGCTTCCAGGCGTTCAAAGAACGCTTTGTTGTGGACGAACAGATGCTGGCAGAGTTCCGACGGTTGGCGGCGCGCAGGAACATCCTCGTGGACGAAAGTGCAGCAAAGGCCGACCGGGAGCTGTGGCGGCAGACGATTAAGAGTGAGATTGCCCGACATCTGTGGGGCAATGCGCGCTTCTACGAGATTCTCGTCGCGCAGGACGAACAGGTGCGGGCGGCCTTGGAGCGATTCGACCAGGCGCGTCATCTGCTTCTGGTGAGCGGAGGCGGAGCCCGAGCAAGGGATTGA
- a CDS encoding MotA/TolQ/ExbB proton channel family protein, whose protein sequence is MVELYLRGGVFMWPILALLILGLAISLERLWTLSRASVKTRKFLAQVREALRTGGVKSALELCEKTRGPVAAIFHAGLLRADRGIDQVEKAIVNAGSIEMAFLERGLVWLATVVSVAPMLGFLGTVWGMVIAFDSIAKANDISPTIVADGISQALLTTVFGLIVAIIMQAAHNFFVSRIDRLVIDMEESSVDFIDTLVEMEKSK, encoded by the coding sequence ATGGTCGAACTGTATCTTCGTGGCGGCGTGTTCATGTGGCCAATTCTGGCGCTGCTGATCTTGGGCCTGGCTATCAGCTTGGAGCGACTGTGGACACTCTCACGGGCCTCAGTAAAGACGCGCAAGTTCCTCGCGCAAGTCCGCGAGGCTCTTCGTACCGGCGGCGTGAAGAGCGCACTGGAGCTCTGCGAGAAAACCCGCGGTCCAGTGGCTGCCATTTTCCATGCAGGGCTGTTGCGGGCAGACCGGGGTATCGACCAGGTGGAGAAGGCCATTGTCAACGCTGGTTCTATCGAGATGGCATTCTTGGAACGAGGGTTGGTGTGGCTGGCTACGGTAGTGAGCGTGGCCCCGATGCTCGGATTCCTCGGCACCGTGTGGGGCATGGTGATCGCATTTGACTCCATTGCCAAGGCAAACGACATCTCGCCCACCATCGTTGCTGACGGTATTTCCCAAGCGCTGCTCACCACCGTGTTTGGGCTAATCGTGGCCATTATCATGCAGGCCGCCCATAACTTCTTCGTCTCCCGCATTGACCGCCTTGTCATCGACATGGAGGAAAGCTCGGTCGACTTTATTGACACATTGGTGGAGATGGAGAAGAGCAAGTAG
- a CDS encoding biopolymer transporter ExbD encodes MFVERKKERKLEIPQASLPDIVFLLLTFFLLTTTIDVDKGIGLALPPKGETKEVRKENIANLLINASGQVMLDKQPIEIRMIREAIKMRLAERPQLIVSVKTDRRTPYEVFIAVLDQVKQAKAPRISIAEPES; translated from the coding sequence ATGTTTGTGGAACGCAAGAAAGAGCGCAAGCTCGAGATCCCACAGGCCTCTTTGCCCGACATCGTGTTCTTGTTGCTGACGTTTTTCCTGCTGACAACCACGATTGACGTGGACAAGGGCATCGGTCTGGCACTCCCGCCGAAGGGCGAGACCAAGGAAGTGCGAAAGGAGAACATCGCCAATCTCCTGATCAACGCCAGCGGGCAGGTCATGTTGGACAAGCAGCCGATCGAGATCAGAATGATCCGCGAGGCGATCAAGATGCGGTTGGCTGAGCGGCCACAGCTGATTGTATCGGTCAAGACCGATCGTCGTACCCCGTACGAGGTCTTTATTGCCGTCCTGGACCAGGTGAAGCAAGCTAAAGCGCCGCGCATCTCCATCGCCGAACCTGAATCGTAA
- a CDS encoding biopolymer transporter ExbD, which produces MKFQKKEKASAAIPTASLPDIIFMLLMFFLVATVFKEYRGLPVVLPKAKQIEKLPGKRDVAYVWVDRLQRISIDDKLVDVREISGIMYKKRTDPLHPLKVVSLRVDKDAEMGVVIDIQEELRKADALNVNYSAKPAGE; this is translated from the coding sequence GTGAAATTCCAGAAGAAAGAGAAGGCCTCTGCCGCGATACCCACGGCCTCGCTGCCCGATATCATCTTCATGTTGCTGATGTTCTTCCTGGTAGCGACGGTCTTCAAGGAGTATCGTGGATTGCCGGTGGTGCTTCCGAAGGCGAAGCAGATCGAGAAGCTCCCTGGCAAGCGCGACGTGGCCTACGTATGGGTTGATCGGCTTCAGCGCATCTCCATTGACGACAAGCTGGTGGATGTACGTGAGATCTCCGGCATCATGTACAAGAAGCGCACTGACCCTCTCCATCCGCTAAAGGTCGTCTCGTTGCGCGTGGACAAGGATGCGGAGATGGGTGTGGTCATCGACATCCAAGAGGAGCTGCGCAAGGCCGACGCCCTCAATGTTAACTATTCGGCAAAACCTGCCGGAGAGTGA
- a CDS encoding energy transducer TonB produces the protein MLRRKDPKADLKLQYRKVFQLSMVLALVLLIGMFQASKRYEIRTQRVESIDFKMQVDEIPPTEQMDRPPAPSRPAVPIESESEDIPEDETISTTEMDFSELPPPPPPPEQVDESAQIFVAWDEPPEPIGGFEAIQRALKYPEIARKAGVEGRVYVIAVISDKGEVIKAWAQNSLGNNGCDEAAIAAVKAVKWKPAKQRDKPVTVQIGIPVIFKLK, from the coding sequence ATGCTGAGGAGGAAAGATCCGAAGGCGGACCTCAAGCTGCAGTACCGGAAAGTCTTTCAGCTTTCCATGGTGCTGGCGTTGGTCCTCCTGATCGGGATGTTCCAGGCCTCCAAGCGGTACGAGATTCGCACCCAGAGGGTGGAGAGCATCGACTTTAAGATGCAGGTCGATGAGATTCCGCCCACTGAGCAGATGGACCGGCCGCCGGCGCCGAGTCGCCCGGCTGTGCCCATCGAGAGCGAGAGCGAGGACATCCCTGAGGATGAGACCATCTCCACCACGGAAATGGACTTTTCGGAGTTGCCGCCCCCACCTCCGCCCCCAGAGCAAGTGGACGAGTCGGCCCAGATTTTTGTGGCCTGGGACGAACCTCCCGAACCAATTGGTGGGTTTGAGGCCATCCAAAGAGCGCTGAAGTACCCCGAGATCGCACGCAAGGCCGGCGTGGAAGGGAGGGTCTACGTGATCGCCGTGATTAGCGACAAGGGCGAGGTGATTAAGGCGTGGGCCCAGAACTCTTTGGGCAACAATGGGTGCGATGAGGCGGCAATCGCAGCGGTCAAGGCAGTGAAGTGGAAACCGGCCAAGCAGCGCGACAAACCGGTGACGGTCCAGATCGGCATTCCTGTGATCTTCAAGCTGAAGTAG
- a CDS encoding thioredoxin family protein, with translation MMSGIKQCLVLLAAVAGVSTANAQQLAGPVVTVRTEVASDSLRPGEETALRILLVVAPGYHINSHSPLDPNLIPTNVTVQAPPGLTVGSLRFPPGQQRKFAFSSEPLSVYEDTVEVTATLAVREQVSPGPRWLEGKVSFQACNDQACFPPDERVFRLSLTVLPGGESVRSPADQGKAIEQSAALGLTADEVRAQRLLSRGLPYAVVAFFVLGLALNLTPCVYPVLPITVSYFASRKEVSRSGAFAAALVYVVGIAIVFSALGLASGLAGRQWGFMFQSPWFVLVIALVILSMAASMFGAFEITVPSWLLTRVGQAREGLFGGFIMGLTVGFVIAPCAAGIIIGLVGLVAKLGMVGRGALLFFAMGLGLGLPYLVLATFSQLLARLPKSGMWMLWVRKLFGVLLIGVAIYFLLPQAQRAADMLAFFLGLLAIFGGLLLGFLDHHPGYTRAFKVGRAIFGAIAILLGGLLFAGSLRTTGEEGIDWVAYEGQPLEVLTSAGKPVFVEFYADWCAPCKQMERTTFRDARLIARSKDFVMLRVDCTAPDEQVRQFMREYQVTGLPTLVFLGADGRERTELREVGALSAEELIARLDALVAGPPGAPTQ, from the coding sequence ATGATGAGCGGAATCAAGCAATGCCTAGTTCTGTTGGCCGCGGTTGCAGGTGTTTCTACGGCCAATGCCCAGCAGCTCGCGGGGCCGGTGGTGACGGTACGCACTGAGGTCGCCAGCGACTCGCTCCGCCCCGGAGAGGAGACTGCGCTCCGCATTCTGCTGGTGGTTGCGCCTGGCTACCACATCAATTCGCATAGTCCCTTGGACCCGAACCTGATCCCGACTAACGTGACTGTTCAGGCGCCTCCGGGTCTAACGGTTGGTTCGCTGCGGTTTCCGCCTGGACAGCAACGGAAGTTTGCTTTTTCCTCTGAGCCTCTTTCCGTGTATGAGGACACGGTGGAGGTGACGGCCACCCTGGCGGTCCGGGAGCAGGTTTCACCCGGGCCCAGGTGGCTGGAGGGGAAGGTGAGCTTCCAGGCGTGTAATGACCAGGCGTGCTTTCCGCCCGACGAGAGGGTGTTTCGCCTGTCACTGACGGTTTTGCCCGGAGGCGAGTCGGTGAGGTCCCCTGCTGACCAGGGGAAAGCGATCGAGCAGTCGGCAGCCCTGGGTCTGACGGCGGACGAAGTGCGGGCGCAGCGCCTGCTATCGCGGGGACTGCCGTATGCTGTCGTCGCATTCTTCGTGCTTGGGCTGGCGCTGAACCTCACGCCCTGCGTCTATCCGGTGTTGCCCATCACCGTCAGCTATTTTGCCAGCAGGAAGGAGGTCAGCCGCAGTGGGGCGTTTGCCGCCGCCCTGGTGTATGTAGTGGGCATTGCCATCGTCTTCTCTGCCCTGGGGCTGGCCTCAGGTTTGGCGGGGCGCCAGTGGGGGTTCATGTTCCAGAGCCCCTGGTTCGTGCTGGTCATTGCCTTGGTGATCCTGTCCATGGCGGCAAGCATGTTCGGTGCGTTCGAGATCACCGTGCCCAGCTGGCTTCTGACCCGGGTGGGACAAGCTCGTGAGGGGTTGTTCGGGGGATTTATCATGGGCCTCACTGTGGGGTTTGTGATTGCACCTTGTGCCGCTGGGATCATCATTGGCCTGGTGGGTTTGGTGGCAAAGCTGGGCATGGTCGGCAGAGGTGCCCTGCTGTTCTTCGCTATGGGGCTTGGGCTGGGCCTCCCGTACCTGGTATTGGCCACGTTCTCCCAACTTCTGGCTCGCCTCCCCAAGTCAGGGATGTGGATGCTCTGGGTGAGAAAGCTCTTTGGGGTGCTGCTCATTGGCGTAGCAATCTACTTCCTCCTGCCCCAGGCGCAGCGCGCAGCGGACATGCTGGCCTTCTTCCTCGGCCTCTTGGCCATATTCGGCGGACTGCTGTTGGGTTTTCTTGACCATCATCCGGGGTACACGCGAGCGTTCAAGGTCGGAAGAGCGATTTTTGGTGCAATCGCTATTCTCCTTGGGGGCCTTTTATTCGCCGGCTCACTGCGGACCACCGGCGAGGAGGGTATCGACTGGGTGGCATACGAAGGGCAACCGCTGGAGGTGCTCACCTCGGCAGGGAAGCCTGTTTTTGTGGAGTTCTATGCCGACTGGTGCGCTCCATGCAAACAGATGGAGCGGACCACTTTCCGCGATGCCCGGCTCATCGCGCGCAGCAAGGACTTTGTCATGCTTCGTGTAGACTGCACGGCGCCTGATGAGCAGGTGCGCCAGTTCATGCGGGAGTACCAGGTAACCGGGCTGCCTACGTTGGTGTTCCTCGGCGCCGACGGGCGGGAGCGCACTGAATTGCGAGAGGTGGGTGCATTAAGCGCCGAAGAGCTCATTGCCAGGCTGGACGCCCTGGTGGCAGGCCCTCCGGGGGCGCCGACGCAGTGA
- a CDS encoding glycosyl hydrolase-related protein, protein MRRRLLAGSLVAVLAAAALAQEPDTFVRQWLVAGAFAVDPEHEPLGTDHLGGEANVLPRQGGRAGDRDWFVADVDARGRLNFVRLGIEPPEQSVVYAHVYVFVPQEVEARLLVGSDDGVAVRVNGNRIHEHLVLRGWRADQDTVRERLGAGWNTVLCKVFNNLGGYALSLRVVGPDGEAIPGLRYAADRPDDFRLASVPSWYELEELGILPHARLSADGRLSAVIQARVRPHGTTPVAALLCTLQVGERRYPVRRTKELRGDPLVIQWHVPLLELLRLRQRNQTLHAVIDWRTGRIARTLAVSSEQALGPVLEGVEITELFQLVRSKEGIRAAGVVNVPEELAVHDLRVRITPPDTGLAVQCNGVPLARVPSIHGPWQAKVEPAPARFSVPRHRGEKRLTLHFTAPPIEKARRVFLELASVDYASLKEDLRFGQIYSPEGDFGQAALWKNMEAAFLAADAPRLQKAVEEFYQRSQAIAEAMKADTIHAVGNAHIDMAWLWRWPETVEVCEQTFRQALAFMGMDSAFTYAQSQAQAYEWMERFHPDVLAGIKAMVERGQWLAVGGMWVEPDCNLPSGEALVRQLLYGKQYLRKTLGVDVRVAWTPDTFGYAWTLPQIYKKSGIDYFVTTKLWWNDTTPPEQQLFWWESPDGSRILAVIPRSYVEDLDEERTLRTLCDFAKDTGVRHCLVLYGVGDHGGGPTQQMLARFDHMAHTRLYPTVLKSSAEAFFHAAEKHPDLPVVRDELYLQTHRGTYTTQGLVKKQNRQMEALLETAEKFVAFAPLPYPEPELRTAWKGVLFNQFHDILPGSSIPEVYKDAHALYDTCRALAGAVLDSALAKLSAQADTRGEGFPLVVFNPLSWERNDLAWVRVPPHMLERAWVVVDKAGKMHAVQPHQDGLLFEVSGVPGMGFKVFWLRPAKSVPWRDSPHAEQWKLTNGRWELEFDQNTGNLASLREVTTGRQFLAGPSNELQFFEDLPAEYDAWNIGYTGREWRSDPAPQLEVVAEGPVRATMRVVRTFGSSRFVQDISVYRRLPRIDIATRADWHETHVLAKAAFSAAVSGRAATYEIPYGWIQRTTSPTTPAEKAMYEVPAQKWIDLTDDRGAAGVSLLNDCKYGHDVRGNVMRITLLRSPKNPDPNADMGEHEFVYSLYPHTGGWQQAETHRRAYELNCPLRVVWTKPHRGELGTSCSFVEVNAGAGVMLTAVKQAEEGSDLVLRLCELFGARTPVTLRFTRQVREAWETDLLERPTGGVQKEGSAVAALMQPFEIKTLRVRFAQ, encoded by the coding sequence GTGCGCAGAAGACTACTAGCGGGAAGCCTTGTGGCCGTATTGGCCGCCGCCGCGCTTGCGCAAGAGCCAGACACATTTGTCCGGCAATGGCTGGTGGCGGGCGCCTTTGCGGTGGATCCTGAACATGAGCCCTTGGGCACCGACCACCTGGGCGGGGAGGCGAATGTGCTCCCACGGCAGGGTGGGCGCGCAGGCGACAGGGACTGGTTCGTAGCCGACGTGGATGCGCGGGGACGGCTTAACTTTGTACGCCTCGGTATCGAACCTCCTGAACAGTCGGTGGTCTATGCCCACGTGTACGTGTTTGTGCCGCAGGAGGTGGAGGCGCGGCTGCTGGTGGGAAGCGACGACGGGGTGGCAGTGCGCGTGAACGGGAACCGTATCCACGAGCACCTGGTGTTGCGCGGCTGGCGAGCAGATCAGGACACGGTGCGCGAGCGCCTCGGCGCCGGGTGGAACACCGTGTTGTGCAAGGTCTTCAACAACCTGGGGGGCTACGCGCTGTCGCTCCGCGTGGTGGGACCGGATGGTGAGGCCATTCCGGGCTTACGGTACGCGGCAGACCGGCCTGATGATTTCCGCCTGGCCTCTGTGCCCTCCTGGTACGAGCTCGAGGAGTTGGGCATCCTCCCGCATGCCCGCTTGAGCGCAGACGGGCGCCTCAGCGCTGTCATCCAGGCGCGCGTTCGTCCCCACGGCACAACACCGGTGGCAGCGCTACTGTGCACGCTTCAGGTAGGTGAGCGGCGCTACCCTGTGCGGCGAACTAAGGAACTCCGCGGTGATCCGCTGGTCATCCAATGGCACGTTCCCCTGCTGGAGCTCCTGCGCCTCCGTCAAAGGAACCAAACCCTGCACGCAGTCATTGACTGGCGCACGGGGAGGATCGCGCGCACATTGGCGGTGAGCAGCGAGCAGGCCTTGGGCCCCGTGTTGGAGGGCGTGGAGATCACCGAGCTCTTTCAGCTCGTCAGGTCAAAGGAGGGCATCCGTGCGGCCGGCGTGGTCAATGTGCCGGAAGAGCTCGCGGTACATGACTTGCGCGTGCGCATAACTCCTCCGGACACGGGCCTGGCGGTGCAGTGCAACGGCGTTCCACTGGCGCGTGTCCCAAGTATACACGGGCCATGGCAGGCGAAAGTGGAGCCGGCGCCAGCGCGCTTTAGCGTGCCGCGTCACCGGGGAGAAAAACGCCTGACCCTCCACTTTACGGCTCCCCCTATCGAAAAAGCTCGCCGTGTATTCTTGGAGCTGGCCTCGGTGGACTATGCATCCTTGAAAGAGGATCTCCGCTTTGGGCAGATCTACAGTCCTGAGGGCGACTTCGGCCAGGCGGCCCTTTGGAAAAACATGGAGGCCGCCTTCTTGGCCGCCGACGCTCCAAGGCTGCAGAAGGCCGTGGAAGAGTTCTACCAAAGGTCACAGGCGATCGCCGAGGCAATGAAGGCAGACACTATCCATGCAGTAGGCAACGCGCACATCGACATGGCCTGGCTATGGCGGTGGCCGGAGACGGTGGAGGTGTGCGAGCAGACCTTCCGGCAGGCCCTGGCGTTCATGGGGATGGATTCGGCGTTCACCTACGCCCAAAGCCAAGCTCAGGCATATGAGTGGATGGAGCGTTTCCATCCTGATGTTTTGGCGGGAATCAAAGCCATGGTGGAGCGGGGGCAGTGGTTGGCCGTAGGCGGCATGTGGGTAGAGCCGGACTGCAACCTCCCCTCGGGTGAGGCCCTGGTGCGGCAACTTTTGTACGGCAAACAGTACCTGCGCAAGACGCTGGGCGTGGATGTGCGCGTCGCCTGGACCCCTGACACTTTCGGCTACGCCTGGACGCTTCCCCAAATCTACAAGAAGAGCGGCATCGACTATTTCGTGACCACCAAGCTGTGGTGGAACGACACCACCCCACCAGAGCAGCAGCTCTTCTGGTGGGAGTCACCGGATGGTTCGCGCATCCTGGCCGTGATTCCGCGCAGCTACGTGGAGGACCTGGACGAGGAGCGCACGTTACGGACCCTGTGTGACTTTGCCAAGGACACAGGGGTGCGACACTGTCTAGTGCTCTACGGAGTCGGGGATCACGGCGGGGGCCCCACGCAGCAGATGCTCGCGCGCTTCGACCACATGGCTCACACCCGACTCTACCCTACGGTGCTAAAGTCGTCGGCCGAGGCCTTTTTCCACGCCGCGGAAAAACACCCGGACCTTCCCGTCGTCCGTGACGAGCTCTACCTTCAGACCCACAGGGGCACCTACACCACCCAAGGGCTGGTCAAGAAGCAAAACCGGCAGATGGAGGCGCTGCTGGAAACGGCCGAAAAGTTCGTCGCTTTTGCTCCATTGCCTTACCCGGAGCCCGAGTTGCGCACGGCTTGGAAAGGCGTGCTGTTTAACCAGTTCCACGACATCCTGCCGGGCTCGAGCATCCCTGAGGTATACAAAGACGCCCACGCCCTGTACGATACCTGTCGGGCGCTTGCCGGCGCGGTACTGGACAGCGCCTTAGCAAAGCTGAGTGCCCAGGCAGATACGCGCGGAGAGGGGTTCCCCCTGGTCGTGTTTAACCCCCTGTCGTGGGAGCGAAATGATCTAGCATGGGTGCGAGTGCCGCCGCACATGTTGGAGCGCGCGTGGGTTGTTGTGGACAAAGCCGGCAAGATGCACGCAGTGCAACCGCACCAGGATGGCCTGCTGTTTGAGGTGAGCGGCGTTCCGGGTATGGGGTTCAAGGTCTTCTGGCTGCGTCCTGCGAAATCTGTGCCCTGGCGCGATTCCCCTCACGCTGAACAGTGGAAGCTGACCAACGGGAGGTGGGAACTGGAGTTCGACCAGAACACCGGCAATCTCGCTTCGCTGCGTGAGGTGACGACCGGGCGTCAGTTCCTGGCTGGGCCAAGCAATGAGCTGCAATTCTTTGAAGACCTGCCCGCCGAATACGACGCCTGGAACATCGGCTACACCGGCAGGGAGTGGCGCAGTGATCCGGCGCCCCAGCTGGAAGTAGTGGCCGAAGGGCCAGTGCGGGCCACGATGCGGGTGGTACGCACCTTCGGCAGCTCGCGATTCGTCCAGGACATCAGCGTCTATCGTCGTTTGCCGCGCATCGACATCGCTACCCGGGCGGATTGGCATGAGACGCACGTATTGGCAAAAGCTGCCTTTTCAGCGGCCGTAAGCGGTCGGGCGGCTACGTACGAAATCCCCTACGGTTGGATACAGCGCACAACCTCCCCCACAACACCCGCCGAAAAGGCCATGTATGAGGTGCCGGCACAAAAATGGATTGACCTCACAGATGACCGGGGGGCAGCCGGCGTGAGCCTTCTCAATGACTGCAAGTACGGCCATGACGTGCGGGGAAACGTGATGCGCATTACCCTGCTTCGCTCGCCAAAGAATCCCGATCCCAATGCCGACATGGGAGAGCATGAGTTTGTCTACAGCCTTTACCCCCATACTGGCGGATGGCAGCAGGCGGAAACCCACCGCCGTGCATACGAACTGAACTGCCCCCTTCGGGTGGTCTGGACCAAGCCCCACCGCGGTGAGCTGGGTACGAGTTGCTCCTTTGTGGAGGTGAACGCCGGCGCAGGAGTAATGCTCACCGCCGTCAAACAGGCGGAGGAGGGGAGCGATTTGGTGCTAAGATTGTGCGAGCTGTTTGGAGCCCGGACACCGGTTACCCTGCGGTTCACACGGCAAGTTCGGGAGGCCTGGGAGACGGACCTGCTCGAGAGGCCTACGGGCGGGGTTCAGAAGGAGGGCAGTGCCGTCGCCGCGCTCATGCAGCCCTTTGAGATAAAGACGCTTCGGGTGCGGTTCGCCCAATAG
- a CDS encoding HAD-IIIA family hydrolase: protein MRLRSEKIKSREEVASLCAEARARGKRVGFTSGTFDLLHAGHVDYLEKARQACDLLVVGVNSDASVRAYKGPSRPLVPAEQRAEVVAALECVDLVFIFPERRNKVNIQLLRPDLYIKAGDYQQSQLTSKEEVERYGGKVLLIPVTTPVSTTEILARAVSAQASPQAVVEVAGAVHLHRPRLKPAPAVFVDRDGTILEEVPYLHEPEKARLLPLVGEGLRRFQDMGYRIVVLTNQAGIGLGYFPVEDFYRVNSAMLGLLHQHGVRVDKVYFCPHGLAEQCECRKPGTALLRLAVEQLNVDLSHSIVIGDRTSDVETARRAGCRSILVRTGAAGQDGEYSATPDAVAESLVEAADIALEWERGPSGEPSQAL, encoded by the coding sequence ATGCGTCTGCGTTCGGAAAAGATCAAGTCCCGAGAAGAGGTGGCATCCCTCTGTGCAGAGGCGCGCGCGCGGGGCAAGAGGGTGGGTTTTACCTCCGGCACATTTGACCTTCTGCATGCTGGCCATGTGGATTATCTGGAGAAAGCCCGCCAAGCCTGTGATCTGCTGGTGGTAGGGGTGAACTCGGACGCATCTGTGCGGGCCTACAAGGGGCCATCGCGCCCCCTGGTGCCTGCTGAGCAGAGAGCAGAGGTCGTCGCCGCACTGGAGTGCGTAGATCTAGTTTTCATCTTCCCGGAACGGCGCAACAAGGTAAATATCCAACTCCTGCGTCCCGACCTGTACATCAAGGCAGGAGACTACCAGCAGTCACAATTGACCTCCAAAGAAGAGGTGGAACGTTACGGTGGCAAGGTTCTGCTGATACCCGTAACCACGCCCGTGTCCACGACGGAGATCTTGGCCAGAGCAGTATCGGCGCAGGCGTCCCCTCAGGCTGTAGTGGAGGTTGCCGGAGCAGTGCACCTCCATCGCCCGCGCCTGAAACCGGCGCCGGCGGTGTTTGTAGACCGCGACGGCACTATCCTGGAGGAAGTCCCCTACCTGCACGAGCCAGAGAAGGCCCGTCTTCTTCCGCTCGTAGGCGAAGGACTGCGCCGCTTTCAGGACATGGGGTACCGCATCGTCGTACTCACTAATCAGGCCGGCATCGGCCTTGGTTATTTCCCAGTGGAAGACTTCTATAGGGTGAACAGCGCGATGCTCGGCCTCCTGCATCAGCATGGGGTGCGGGTGGACAAGGTCTATTTCTGTCCTCATGGCCTGGCTGAGCAGTGTGAGTGCCGCAAGCCGGGGACGGCCCTCCTGCGTCTGGCAGTGGAGCAACTGAATGTAGACCTCAGCCACAGCATCGTCATCGGCGACAGGACCTCGGACGTGGAGACCGCCCGGCGAGCCGGGTGTAGAAGCATCTTGGTGAGGACCGGTGCCGCAGGGCAAGACGGCGAATACTCCGCCACGCCGGACGCAGTGGCAGAGAGCCTGGTTGAAGCGGCGGACATTGCGTTGGAATGGGAACGAGGCCCATCAGGGGAGCCAAGTCAAGCGCTGTAA